The Oncorhynchus nerka isolate Pitt River linkage group LG11, Oner_Uvic_2.0, whole genome shotgun sequence genome includes the window ctatgttgaggtaaaaaTCGGAGAATAATGCTGGTATGGATGTCAACCCGAATACATTTTGATGTCATCATCACCAAGAaactgcattacagttaaaaAAACGACTACCACCATTGACTTCTCTATACTAGCTATGCTACCAGTCAATACAAATGAGAGTTAGCCTTCAGCAGTCACTTCTACTAAACCTGAAAAGGGACTACTTCTAAATGTTATGCCGTGAAAACAGACAGATATATCCAAATCAAACTTTAGTAAGCACATTATGGGCATGTTACAATACATAAAACATGACAATTTTCAAATATTTATTTTGTTAAATCAGATTGGTTGAATGTGCGTCCTTCTATCCCCCACGGTCTGCGTTCCATTGACTTCTTTACCGCATCTATTAGCGCTCAACACTTTAGTTTATCAGAGATGATCAGTCCTGGTGatcagggagatagagagatacaaccaCAAGAACAGACAGGCTACTGCCAAGCAATTGAGTAGAGGAGCCTTTGGGGGTGATTGATGGAAGACTCGTACTTGTAGGAGATCTGgtgagacagacaaagacagacgtTCATTCTCCAAAGAATAAGGTAGACATTTTAAAAACACTTGACTTTTGTGTCGTCTACACCTGTTTGGTAGTCTAATGTTGACATCTTTTCGCTTACATAACCTGGCCTCACCTGGGGAAGAGGTAACAGTCGCGGATGCTGTCAATGCTGTGTGTCCTTGAACTTGTCAAAACGATCTCTCTGTACTCGTGATCTTTATTTCTTACATTCTTTACCTCAGCCACCCTAAACACCTCTGCTGGGGATATCAGCTGATCAATGCTGTCTGAGAAGCAAGTGTACTCATCAATGTTGACTACAGTGCAGGAAATAATGTTGAAAAGGATCCCATTGTCTGAAGCAGATTCCTCCGCGTCGGAACGTTTGGCCTTGGTTGTGGTAAACCTCCCAAATCGCACTTCTGACCCTACTTGTGCCTCATAATCTTTGCTTGAACCACGAAACACAGTTTGGCAGTTCTCTGTCTTCAAAAGCCTCATGGCATCCATTAGAAGGAAGTGGAGGGATTTGAACCGGAAGTTGCCATTATAGACAGTGACATTCCCACCCTGAGTCTCCACTGCTTGGTTGAACATCTTTCTGAACACATTTCCCCCATGTCCATAAGCCATTAATGCATCCGTGTGTTGCTTGACGCCTCCCGGGATTAACTTTGTACACTGCTTTGCCCCCCAGACATCCCTATACTCTAAACTGCCTTTCAGTTCTTCTTCCAGCAGACCCCCTTCCACAACCTTCTTCAACATCTGCTCCCGACAGTGAGTGTACTGGTCATCCACGGCATTAGGAACCATGTCCATTACATTTGCCTGAGTCACCTGTAATAGAAAAGAGAATTGAAAAGAAAAGAGAATTGTTACCAGGAATAGGCTCACTCTGGATCTGGGAAACGGGCCCAGAAGTCTGTCCTTACAGTATGGCTGGTtcaatcagtggtgtaaagtacttaagtaaaaatactttaaagtactacttaagtcgttttttagggtatctgtactttactttactatttacatttttgacaatttttacttttacttcactacattcctatagaaaatattgtactttttactgcaTACATTGttcctgacaaccaaaagtacatttggaatgcttagcaggacaggaaaactgtgaaattcacgcacttatcaagagaactagtggtcatccctactgcctatggtcaggcggactcactaaacacaaatgcatcttttgcaaataatgtctgagtgttggagtgtgcccctggctatacatACATTTTAAGAACAAGAAAATGGTACTGTctgttttgcttaatataaggtaTTTATTATTTATACGTTTACTGTTGATACTTAagaatattttagcaattacatttccttttgatacttaagtat containing:
- the LOC135574023 gene encoding T-cell ecto-ADP-ribosyltransferase 2-like, whose amino-acid sequence is MQGQREKTFILILVAALSHRVTQANVMDMVPNAVDDQYTHCREQMLKKVVEGGLLEEELKGSLEYRDVWGAKQCTKLIPGGVKQHTDALMAYGHGGNVFRKMFNQAVETQGGNVTVYNGNFRFKSLHFLLMDAMRLLKTENCQTVFRGSSKDYEAQVGSEVRFGRFTTTKAKRSDAEESASDNGILFNIISCTVVNIDEYTCFSDSIDQLISPAEVFRVAEVKNVRNKDHEYREIVLTSSRTHSIDSIRDCYLFPRSPTSTSLPSITPKGSSTQLLGSSLSVLVVVSLYLPDHQD